In one Lolium rigidum isolate FL_2022 chromosome 3, APGP_CSIRO_Lrig_0.1, whole genome shotgun sequence genomic region, the following are encoded:
- the LOC124697242 gene encoding PHD finger protein MALE MEIOCYTE DEATH 1-like gives MPSIRALKRLADSRPPPAPAAEEEESPPQHSFSSCSSSSPPWPAPSPAYPLRDFPGREAAALCGAFRDNVRWLLTRWGPVPAPAPDAAAAAPARRAFLADDRARAVVPIVAVEVLAASSPAPLCELCRCAGWSHHWVSKRRYHFIIPADANWDQHFGTDVLLGRDDHLLHGLIHSNGFGHLVALRGREGGSTSLSGRDLMDIWDRLCSALRVRAVSLVDLSRKHSLDLRLLLGVVNGETWFTRWGYCLARGSFNVSPATYAAALEALAFLHVDHLRSRHVRRVVTVYRRLSNKPLTSVREFLRCLLDWKHHEPPLSPPPAKSLPWLPFLLPKPCPMKREVQPRQGQQCKRFEDAVDLAHCRFSKSRLLHAAEVVVAKLLEHGNGAEMTRQALRDASRGDIGDTGLLDFVIKSVGDTIVGNHVVRRLPNATTRILQFSLEECEEPVQMDVEVEHPSPEARWAGGSVDVERDLRAVYRAMVKALSEAAQAVLDCKHWVKCWGLGDESDDQLRFLAEWQPQPWEADDLTRPMPAGEIVVVPLHTSIGELLVEAEHALRDTYCFFEEFHAEKLDGITGEKWDPVVLGGAESGDTIGVHGHGADMETGLRCEGGLDAWEVRCVCGAQDYDGERMVVCDMCGVWHHTRCVGIEDSVSVPPLFLCILCGGELMGPILKDALVT, from the exons ATGCCGTCCATCCGCGCGCTCAAGCGGCTCGCCGACTcgcgcccgccgccggcgccggcggcggaggaggaggagagcccGCCGCAGCACTCcttctcctcctgctcctcctcctcgccgccgtggcCCGCCCCGTCGCCGGCCTACCCGCTGCGGGACTTCCCCGGGAGGGAGGCCGCCGCGCTCTGCGGCGCGTTCCGGGACAACGTCCGCTGGCTGCTCACCCGGTGGGGCCCCgtccccgcccccgcccccgatgccgccgccgccgccccggcgcgGCGGGCCTTCCTCGCCGACGACCGCGCCCGCGCCGTCGTCCCCATCGTCGCCGTCGAGGTGCTCGCCGCCTCCTCGCCCGCCCCGCTCTGCGAGCTCTGCCGCTGCGCCG GTTGGAGCCACCACTGGGTGTCAAAGCGGAGGTACCATTTCATCATCCCAGCGGATGCAAACTGGGACCAGCATTTTGGGACAGATGTGCTCCTTGGACGCGACGACCACCTGCTCCATGGCCTCATCCACAGCAATGGCTTCGGTCACCTTGTCGCTCTCCGTGGTCGCGAAGGCGGATCGACCTCCCTCTCTGGCCGTGACTTGATGGATATCTGGGATCGCCTTTGCTCTGCTCTCCGTGTTAG GGCCGTTTCTTTGGTGGATCTCTCCAGGAAGCACTCTCTGGACCTCCGCCTCCTGCTCGGTGTGGTGAACGGTGAGACATGGTTCACCCGCTGGGGATATTGCCTTGCCAGAGGCAGCTTCAACGTGTCCCCTGCCACATATGCTGCTGCTTTGGAAGCTCTGGCTTTCCTGCATGTTGACCATCTCCGCAGCCGACATGTTCGTCGTGTGGTCACCGTCTACCGCCGCTTATCCAACAAGCCGCTGACCAGTGTCCGTGAGTTCCTCCGTTGCCTACTTGACTGGAAGCACCATGAACCACCCCTTTCACCGCCTCCTGCAAAGTCACTCCCCTGGTTGCCATTCCTGCTGCCAAAGCCATGTCCAATGAAGAGGGAGGTGCAGCCGAGGCAGGGGCAGCAGTGCAAGCGCTTTGAGGATGCGGTTGACCTCGCCCATTGTCGGTTTTCCAAGAGCCGTCTTCTACATGCTGCAGAGGTGGTTGTTGCCAAGCTGCTTGAGCATGGAAATGGTGCAGAGATGACACGCCAGGCACTGCGAGATGCTTCGAGGGGTGACATCGGCGATACTGGCCTCCTTGACTTCGTCATCAAGTCTGTTGGTGACACCATTGTTGGCAACCATGTTGTGCGCCGACTGCCCAATGCCACGACACGTATTCTCCAGTTCAGCCTGGAGGAGTGTGAAGAGCCAGTGCAAATGGATGTTGAGGTAGAACACCCCAGTCCTGAAGCACGGTGGGCGGGGGGCTCAGTTGATGTTGAGCGGGATCTGCGTGCTGTCTACCGAGCAATGGTGAAGGCGCTCAGTGAGGCAGCACAGGCTGTGCTGGACTGCAAGCACTGGGTGAAGTGCTGGGGCCTTGGGGACGAGTCTGATGATCAGCTAAGGTTCCTGGCCGAGTGGCAACCGCAACCTTGGGAAGCTGATGATCTTACACGGCCAATGCCAGCGGGGGAGATTGTTGTGGTGCCACTGCATACATCGATAGGGGAGCTTCTCGTCGAGGCAGAGCATGCGCTGAGGGACACATACTGCTTCTTTGAGGAGTTCCATGCTGAGAAGCTTGATGGTATTACTGGGGAGAAGTGGGATCCAGTGGTGCTTGGTGGGGCAGAGTCTGGGGACACGATCGGCGTCCATGGCCATGGGGCAGACATGGAAACTGGGCTGCGGTGCGAGGGCGGGCTTGATGCGTGGGAGGTGAGGTGTGTGTGTGGTGCTCAGGATTACGACGGCGAGCGCATGGTGGTGTGTGACATGTGTGGTGTCTGGCACCACACCCGATGTGTCGGCATCGAGGACAGCGTGTCTGTTCCGCCATTGTTCCTGTGCATACTCTGCGGCGGCGAGCTCATGGGCCCGATTCTGAAGGACGCACTGGTAACGTAG